A segment of the Zonotrichia albicollis isolate bZonAlb1 chromosome 34, bZonAlb1.hap1, whole genome shotgun sequence genome:
CTGCCACCCCTGTTACTGTCACTGGTGTCACcccttcatcatcctcacccTGTCACTGTCATTGGTGTCACCGCCACCCCCGTCATCGGCATCACCcctctgtcactgtcaccatcaCCCCATCACTGTCACCGTGTCACTGTCAccgtgtcactgtcactgtgtcactgtcattgGTGTCACTGCCATCTCTGCCAATGTCACGGTTGTCACcccttcatcatcctcacccTGCCACTGTCACCCTGTTCCtgtcaccgtgtccccctcAAGgtcactggtgtcactggtgtgtcactgtcacccatcagtgccacccctgtcactgtcactggtgTCACTGCCACCCCTGCCACTGTCACCAGTGTCACCCCCCCATCATCCTCACCCTGTCACTGTCATTGGTGTCACTGCCACCCCCGTCATTGGTGTCACCcctctgtcactgtcacatgtCACCATCACCCCATCACTGTCACCGTGTCACTGTCACCGTGTCACTGCCACCTCTGCCAATGTCACTGGTGTCACcccttcatcatcctcacccTGCCACTGTCACCCTGTTCCTGTCACCGTGTCACCCTCAAGgtcactggtgtcactgtcacccatCACTGCCacccctgtcactgtcactggtgTCACCCTCCCATCATCCTCACCCTGTCACTGTCAACCCATCATTGTCACCAGTGTCACTCCATCATCCTCACCCTGTCACTGTCATTGGTGTCACCGCCCCACCCCCCACCACTGTCAACCCTGCCACTGTCACCGGTGtcaccccctgtccccccagatAAAACTCCAGGTGTGCAGTGGTGGGGGAGAGGCTTTATTGGGGGGTGACAGAGGTGACAATGAGGTGACAACGAGGTGACAATGAGGTGACAATGAGGTGACGATGAGGTGTCCCCTCATTCCAGCGGCCCCCGGGTCCCGTAGAGCTTCACCAGGGCCCCGCTGAGGGAGGGGCCCAAattcctgggggggggggggggggaagagaggggtgagaccccaaaactggggggggggggaggggtgagaccccaaaatttgggggggggaGAGAGGGGTGAGACCCTAAAATTGGGGGTGAGGGAGAGAGGggtgaaaccccaaaatctggggggggagagagaggtgagaccccaaaatttgggggggggggggagagaggtgagaccccaaaattggggggggggggagggatgagaccccaaattttggggggggaCAGTGacgggggtttggggacacaggAATTGGGGGGGACACggaaattggggggggggggtcgtTGGAGTTGAGGGGGtcccccaggatttgggggaatttcctgggatttgggggatcccaAGATTTGGGAGAATGTCCCATGATTTAGGGATTCCCAGAATTTGAGGttcccaggatttgggggatcccaggatttgggggaattcCCTGGGACTTGGTGTTCCCAGAATTGGGGATTCCCAGGATTTGAGATTCTCCAGAATTTGGGGGGTTCCCCAGAATTTGGGATTCCCTGGGGTTTAGGGATCCCGGGATTTGGGGTTCCccggatttgggggaatttcctgggatttggggttcccaggattTTGAGGGGAATCCCCAGAACTTGAAGTTCCCCAAGATTTGGGGATCCCCAGAATTTGAGGTTCCCAGAATTTGGGACAATTTTCCAAGATTCGGGGACCCCCAGAATTTGAGGTGCCCCATaatttgggtgggggtctcacCTCTGCGCGGGGCCGCAGCGCAGGGTGCTCAGCACCTCCCGGCacttttgggggtcctgggagggTCCCAGGGCATCCATCAGGCTGTGGGGGGAGGGGACAGAACTCAGgtgggaccccccccccaaaacccccaggaccccccaaaattccccccagaTCCCACCCTCAGGACGGGGGGTCCTCGGGGGATATTGGGGGGGGTCCCACCTGAGGGTCCCCAGTCCCCCATCCCCGACCCCCAAACGCCCCAGAGGAGCCCCCAgaaaccccccaggacccccccaaatcccccgggacccccccagaTCCCACCCTCAGGACCCTCCCCATGGGCCAGGACCCTTTTGGGGACATTTGAGCCTGGGGGGTCCCACATGGGGGACCCCAATCCCCCCTCCCCGACCCCTCcaaaccccccaggacccccccatatcccccaggaccccccccagATCAAACCCTCAGGACCCTCCCCATGGGCCAGGACCCTTTTGGGGACATTTGAACCTGGGGGGTCCCACATGGGGGACCCCAACCCTCCCTCtcagacccccaaaacccccccagatCAAACTCTCAGGACCCTCCCCATGGGCCAGGACCCTTTTGGGGCCATCAGAGCCCCCATGGGGGgaccccagcccctcctccccatccccagccccccctccaggaccccccaaccccccccagggacccccccggACCTGGCGGGGGTGGGGAAGCGTCTCAGGAcggccccggccctgcccccactgagcccccccagctgcagcagctgccggGCGAACACGGAGCCCACGGTCTGGGTCtggggggggaaaatgggggtcaggggaccccaaaacacccccaaatcctaAAATCCCACCCTAGAACACGGAGCCCACGGTCTGGGTCTGGGGGGGTGGAAAATGGGGGTCAGGGGACACCAAAAAACACCCCCGACCCCAAAATCTCACCCCTGATCCCACAGTCCCCCCCCCCTCAGGACATGGTTTgggcctggggaggggggaaaatgggggtcAGGGGACCCCGgaacccaaaacacccccagccCTAAAATGCCAGCCCGGGACACGGTCTGGGTCTGGGGGGGATcaggggacccccaaaatccctgaccccaaaacaccccctgAGCCCAGGACACAGTCTGGGCCTGGGGAGGGACAAAAATGGGGgtgaggggaccccaaaatatcccctgaaccccaaaatcctccccaccAGGACAGGGTCCCCCCAACGTCTGGGTctggggggggaaaaaatgggggtgaagggcccccaaaaacccccccaagGCCCCCCCTCCCATATCCCTCCCTCCAGTGCCCCCTttgtcccccccccccccaagaaaTTCCCAACCCCctttgggacccctccccatttcccccacaaaccccccagccccattttaccCCATCCCCACCTGGTTCTTGCCCCCCCCTCGCGCAGcctctgcaggggcagcagggccaggggggtcccggggggctcgggggggccCCGGGCGGTCACAGCCCCCCCCCACGCCCTCAGCACGCGGCCctgggggaggggagagggggggAGGGGTCAGGGACCCCCCCCCCTCAGTGAccccccccaattttcccttaccccccccccccacaggTCACAGAGGGGTCTCtgtgttttggggaggggtctcagaggTACCTGTGACCCCCCCCCAATATCCCCCCCCAACCCTTTTCCATCCATTCCCCCCCCCCTAAACCCCCTTtgtgacccctccccaatttctCTGTGTCCCCCCCCAGGTCACAGAGAGGTCTCtgtgttttggggaggggtctcaggggtaCCCatgacccctccccaaaatttccccccatCCTTtttccctccatgtcccccccaAGTCCCCCCCTTCTATCCCCCTcaattgccccctccccaaaatgtcccccaCCCACAAAACCCCCCTTtgtgacccctccccaatttctCCATGTTCCCCCCACAGGTCACAGAGGGGTCTCtgtgttttggggaggggtctcaaggGTATCCAtgaccccccccaaaatttcccccccaAGTTCCCCCCTTCTATCCTCCCAATGTCCCCCTcaattgccccctccccaaaatgtttccccaccccaaaatccccccttgTGACCCCCCCATGTCCCTTCCTTGTCCCTcacccccccaaatttccccccatttccctccaTGACCCCCCCTCaactgccccctccccaaaatgtccccttccccccaaacccccccagcccccccgaagcccctcaccccaaatcttctcctcagctgctcccccaggacccccaaatacGCGGCCGagtcctgggggtccctggtgCGCACCACGAACAGCCCGTCCACaacctggggaggggtctctgtgtaatttggggaggggtctcaggggtcctggatgctggggaggggtctcaggagTCCTggatgctggggaggggtctctgtgggtTTTGGAGAGAGGTCTCtgtgttttggggaggggtctcaggttgcctgtctattttggggaggggtctcaggcaTCTCTATGTGTTTAGGGGAGCGGTCTGGCGGTATCTGTGTGTTAGGGGGGGGTCTCTGTGTGTTtaggggaggggtctcaggggtaCCTGTGtgttggggaggggtctcaggcaTCTCTATGTATTTAGGGAGGGGTCTCAGAGGTACCTGTATTTAGGGGAAGGGTCCCGGAGGTACCTGTGTGTTGGGGTGCGTCTCTGTGTATTTTTGGGAACGGTCTCtgtattttggggaggggtctcagaggTACCTGTGtgttgggggggggggtctctgtattttggggaggggtctcagggtctctgtaatttggggaggggtctctgtaatttggggaggggtcctgggggtaCCTGTGTGTTGGGGAGGGTCTCtgtaatttggggaggggtctccagTACCAGTGTactttggggaggggtctctctGTATTAGGGTAGGGGTCTCAGtgtaatttggggaggggtctccagTACCTGTGTATTTAGGGTAGGGGTCTCAGGGGTGTCAGtgtaatttggggaggggtctctctGTATTTAGGGTAGGGGTCTCAGGGTGTCAGtgtaatttggggaggggtctctctGTATTTAGGGTAGGGGTCTCAGGGGTCTCAGtgtaatttggggaggggtctccagTACCTGTGTATTTAGGGCAGGGGTCTCAGGGGTCTCAGTGTAATTTGGGGGAGGGGTCTCCGGTACCTGTGTGTTGGCGGCCGCCTGGcgcaggctgggcaggggcagggccaggggctcccGGGCGCCGGCTCCTCCAGCAGGTACAGGGGGCAGCGCAGCCCCGAGCGCCGCAGCCGCGCCTGGGCAGGGGGGGATCCCAGTTCAACCAGTTCGACCAGTTCGaccagtgccccccagtccatcccagttacccacagtgccccccagtccatcccagttcaacCAGTTCGACCAGTTCAACCAGTACCCCCAGTTACCCACAGtgcccccagtccatcccagttacccacagtgccccccagtgcccccagtccatcccagttaacccagtccatcccagttacccacagtgccccccagtccatcccagttacccacagtgccccccagtgcccccagtccatcccagttaacccagtccatcccagttacccacagtgccccccagtccatcccagttcaacCAGTTACCCACAGTggcccccagtccatcccagttaaCCCAGTTACCCCCCAGTTACCCACAGtgccccccagtccatcccagttcaaccagtgccccccagtgcccccagtccatcccagttacCCACAGTggcccccagtccatcccagttaaCCCGGTTAAAACCAGTTACCCACAGTGCCcgccagtccatcccagttcaacCAGTGccccccccagtccatcccagttacCACAGtgcccccagtccatcccagttcaacCAGTTCGACCAGTGCCCCCAGTCCACCCCAGTTAACCCAGTTAAACCAGTTACCCACAGtgccccccagtccatcccagttaaCCCAGTTAAACCAGTTACCCACAGTGCCCTCCAGGCCATCCCAGTTACCCACAGtgcccccagtccatcccagttcaacCAGTTACCcacagtgcccccagtgcccccagtccatcccagttaaCCCAGTTAAAGCAGTTACCCACAGTGCCCTCCAGGCCATCCCAGTTAACCCAGACCATCCCAGTTAAACCAGTCCGTCCCAGTTGAACAGTCCATCCCAGTTACCCACAGTGccctccagtccatcccagttaaACAGTGCCCCCAGtcatcccagtgcctcccagtccatcccataCTGGGGCGCCGCAGCCAGAACTGAGACAGGAGGGGGATATCCCAGTTAACCCAGTCCACTCCAGTTaacccagtccatcccagttaaacccagtccatcccagttaatccagtccatcccagttaaccccagtccatcccagttaaACCAGTCCATCCAGTTaaccccagtccatcccagttacccccagtccatcccagttacCCCCAGTCCCGCCTCGTACTGGGGCACCACAGAcagaactgggacacagagagaggCCATCCCAATTaaccagtccctcccagtatatcccagtgcatcccagttaCCCAATTGCCCCAGACCATCCCAGTTACCCACAGtgcctcccagtccatcccagttaaACCAGGCCATCCCAGTTaaaccagtccctcccagtatatcctAGTGCATCCCAGTTACCCCAATTGCCCCAGACCATCCCAGgcaccccagtgccccccagtctCCCCCAGTTTGCCCTGTTtattcccagttccctcccagtctgtCCTGGTgcccccccagtccctcccagtgccccccagtccctcccagtccatcccagtccctcccagttcccggCCCCACCTTCTGCTCCCGGTACCGCCCGTCCCTGATGCTGTTCGCCAGATCCGCCGCCGATTTCCGCTCCACCACCACGTCCAGCACCAGCTCCCGGGGGGCGTGGCCTGGGCGGGGTCACACGTGACCACGCCCACCCAGAGACACACCCACAGTCCCAGGTACCACCCCCACAAAGGGGTGGGGTAAATTCCAGGCCCCACCCACTTATCATGGCGACAGTGAGGGTGTGGTTTGTCCTTGGACACGCCCACCACGTGGGGGCAGAGCCAGAATTTGGCCACACCCAGGTGAGGTTATCCCCATCACATCTGACCACACCCAACATCTCCATGGCCACACCCCCTGTGCCACACCCCCTGTGCCACACCCATCACACACGACCACATCTATCCATCATTGGCCACACCCCATAACATCTGACCACACCCACCATCAAATTGGCCACACCCCCAGTGCCATGCCCATCCCATCTGGCCCACACCCAACCCATCACCATGGCAACACCCCCAAGTCTATGGGTGGGGTCTGGGCCTGGCCACGCCCCCTCCGGCCACACCCAATCAATGGCTGTACTACTCTGGGGGCATGGTCATCACCAGGCCACACCCATTAGCGGTGACCACACCCACTCCACCTGCCCCACCCAGTCCATGGGGTGTGGTTACCCCAAGCCCCGCCCCGCACAGGCCACGCCTACCTGTGGGCGGTCCTTCTCACGCGCCACCCACAGGAAGTCGCCGACGTGGAGGCGCCGCAGCAGCACCGGGATCCCCGGGAACGGAGCAGGGCCGGGACCCCCccggaggggctgcagggacagcggggggacattggggacaatcagggacattgggggacatgggggacaatcagggacattggggacaatcaggacattggggacaatcagggacattgggggacatggGAGACaatcggggacattggggacaatcagggacattggggacaatcagggacattgggggacatgggggacaatcAGGGACATTGGAACAatcagggacattgggggacattggggacaatcagggacattggggacaatcggggacattggggacaatcagggacattgggggacattggggacaatcggggacattgggggacaatCAGGGACTTTGGGGACAatcagggacattgggggacattggggacaatcgggggacattgggggacaatCAGGGactttggggacatgggggacagtcagggacattgggggacaatcagggacattggggacaatcagggacattgggggacatgggggaccaTCAGGGACATTGGGAACGTGGGGGACaatcagggacattggggacaatcggggacattggggacaatcagggacattgggggacattggggacaatcggggacattggggacatgccATGGGGAACGGACATTGGGAGCGTGGCaatgggggcattggggacaatggggggaccCGCTATGGGGACGGGTGACATGGGGGACAcaggaggtgacagggacacaagGGTGACacaagggggacagggacacggggtggcagggacaggaggtgaCAGACACATGGGGTGACAGACACatggggtgacacag
Coding sequences within it:
- the MUS81 gene encoding LOW QUALITY PROTEIN: crossover junction endonuclease MUS81 (The sequence of the model RefSeq protein was modified relative to this genomic sequence to represent the inferred CDS: inserted 2 bases in 2 codons) yields the protein MAAAAASSSGAAAAPAATPTRCSPAGCGSGGTRRRHLGQGHLREGGCEREGGSPRAQGGRFWGARALRSLSRFPLPLRSGRAAAILQHFGPXLCARLDRRLKQHRQEQGLPATPPRQGQSADPPPAPPTRRPRQSRPLPPLPRPRPPAGPEPAPPSQSPEPLPEAELLQQAQPLCDHALTPAALGPLLRRGLVQRSGPPPQPLRGGPGPAPFPGIPVLLRRLHVGDFLWVAREKDRPQPGHAPRELVLDVVVERKSAADLANSIRDGRYREQKARLRRSGLRCPLYLLXGAGAREPLALPLPSLRQAAANTQVVDGLFVVRTRDPQDSAAYLGVLGEQLRRRFGGRVLRAWGGAVTARGPPEPPGTPLALLPLQRLREGGARTQTQTVGSVFARQLLQLGGLSGGRAGAVLRRFPTPASLMDALGPSQDPQKCREVLSTLRCGPAQRNLGPSLSGALVKLYGTRGPLE